A genomic segment from Nicotiana tabacum cultivar K326 chromosome 7, ASM71507v2, whole genome shotgun sequence encodes:
- the LOC107775088 gene encoding flavonol sulfotransferase-like, with translation MSSSFSSKASRLSANYGSENSEKMMSMKFEEIISTLTKRETLYPCRDHYQYKGFWFPFRYLRQTLSMQENFKAQPSDIFLCSYPKTGTTWLKALTFSIITRDRFSDDDSTNPLLTKQPHECVPTVEVDSFTNPTLVETEFPLLATHLPYTCLPPSILESDCKIIYICREPKDTFVSWWHYMQKVKESADAFKAEVVPFEQEFKWFCEGKSSCGPYWNHVLDYWIASSVDRPERVFFLKYEDLKSNTLCYVKKLAEFMGKPFSTEEENQGVAEKIVARCHFESLSNLEVNKSGWIHPNTFRVKNSAFFRKGEIGDWKNLLTEDMAKSVDHITHEKFQSLGFTWIPVSTNECKNNAKD, from the coding sequence ATGAGCTCCTCTTTCTCTTCCAAAGCTAGTCGCTTATCAGCCAATTATGGATCAGAAAATTCCGAGAAAATGATGAGCATGAAATTCGAAGAGATAATATCAACCCTTACCAAACGAGAAACCCTCTATCCTTGTCGTGATCACTATCAATATAAAGGCTTCTGGTTCCCTTTTCGCTACTTAAGACAAACTTTATCCATGCAAGAAAACTTCAAGGCTCAACCCTCTGATATTTTCCTCTGCAGTTATCCAAAAACAGGTACCACTTGGCTTAAAGCCTTGACCTTTTCCATTATAACCAGAGATCGTTTTTCTGATGATGATTCCACAAATCCTTTGCTAACCAAGCAACCCCACGAGTGCGTGCCGACTGTTGAAGTTGACAGTTTCACGAATCCTACTTTAGTAGAAACAGAGTTCCCGTTGTTGGCTACACATCTCCCTTATACTTGCTTACCACCATCTATATTAGAATCTGATTGCAAAATCATTTACATATGTAGGGAACCAAAAGACACTTTTGTTTCTTGGTGGCATTACATGCAAAAGGTTAAAGAAAGCGCCGATGCATTCAAAGCAGAGGTTGTTCCATTCGAACAGGAATTCAAGTGGTTTTGTGAAGGCAAATCGTCATGTGGACCGTACTGGAACCATGTTTTGGATTACTGGATAGCAAGTAGTGTAGATAGACCAGAGAGAGTGTTCTTCTTAAAGTATGAAGACTTGAAGAGCAACACGTTGTGCTATGTAAAGAAATTGGCGGAATTCATGGGTAAACCATTCTCTACAGAGGAAGAGAATCAAGGGGTAGCTGAAAAAATAGTGGCACGCTGTCATTTTGAAAGTTTGAGCAATTTAGAGGTGAATAAGAGCGGCTGGATTCACCCAAATACTTTTAGAGTCAAGAACAGTGCGTTTTTTCGAAAAGGAGAAATAGGAGATTGGAAGAATCTTTTGACTGAGGATATGGCAAAATCAGTTGACCACATAACGCACGAAAAATTCCAATCTTTGGGCTTTACATGGATCCCTGTTTCAACAAATGAGTGCAAGAACAATGCAAAAGATTAA